In the Sphingomonas sp. LM7 genome, one interval contains:
- a CDS encoding ATP-binding protein has product MASSAALKSLKLTAFRGSASTFTLDFEKGKKLTLIYGENGTGKTTICDAFEFLAFERIGSLEDRGMGKGLEKFWPTAGKPASALVVELETSASKCTGNIVDKKVSVTPSASRPKIELLRQRQILELIQAQPAKRYEAIKRFIDIEAFERSEEALRQLGKTLATDKVGAIAAEQENLNALQGFYEAAGSPPGLNAVSWAKQKLAEPTSGLDADIAAITKLRAAFDALNSFPEKLEAKRDAVVVAQTAVDDADQGQLDAIAAADSDAAQRVGILTAARSYLEAHPDAAECPLCESEENIGGLAATVKGKLAQLATLTAATTKWKQAHAALKAAQTALQQMEAEYAKALAALAGAQTAHQWKHGVQLPASAAPADSIALPAWLAANVATATAWANVEAGWRDESKFRTQLMAAADRYETNASRVAELAMLIPNVDMALTQCVEERQKFTDTIIGEIAKEVGKLYEKVHPGEGLDKIALELDPARRASLNLGATFEGHDVPPQAYFSQSHLDTLGLCVFLALAARDRATETVLILDDVLGSVDEPHVERVIGMIYEVSGGFQHTIVTTHYRPWREKYRWGWLKPGQPCQFVELTGWAIDDGIRIISSLPEVERLRVLLGQSPVDVQSVCSKAGVILEAALDYLTQKYECPVPRRHGAAYTLGDLLPAINTKLRDALKVEMRDGVTDPTAPASSTVALKPILEELARIAQARNAFGAHFKAISFELLDSDAIGFAKQVLELVDTLVCPDHGWPSNDKSGSYWRNSGDTRRLHPLKRPN; this is encoded by the coding sequence ATGGCGTCCTCCGCCGCATTGAAATCACTCAAATTGACCGCGTTCCGTGGCTCAGCCAGCACGTTCACGCTCGACTTTGAAAAGGGCAAAAAACTCACCCTGATTTACGGCGAGAACGGAACCGGCAAAACGACCATTTGCGATGCTTTCGAGTTCCTGGCCTTTGAGCGCATTGGCTCGCTTGAAGATCGTGGTATGGGCAAGGGGCTGGAGAAATTCTGGCCGACCGCCGGTAAGCCTGCCAGCGCCTTGGTAGTCGAGCTGGAAACCAGCGCGTCGAAGTGCACCGGCAACATCGTCGATAAAAAGGTCTCGGTCACTCCCAGCGCGTCGCGTCCGAAAATCGAGCTGCTGCGCCAGCGGCAGATCCTTGAACTAATTCAGGCTCAGCCTGCCAAGCGATACGAGGCGATTAAACGCTTCATCGACATCGAGGCTTTCGAGCGCTCCGAAGAAGCCTTGCGTCAGCTGGGCAAGACCCTAGCGACAGATAAGGTCGGAGCCATCGCGGCTGAACAGGAAAACCTGAATGCCTTGCAAGGCTTCTATGAAGCCGCAGGCAGTCCGCCAGGACTCAATGCCGTTTCTTGGGCCAAACAGAAACTTGCCGAGCCGACCAGCGGGTTGGACGCCGACATTGCCGCTATCACCAAATTGCGGGCCGCTTTCGATGCGCTTAACTCCTTCCCGGAAAAGCTCGAGGCAAAACGGGATGCGGTGGTCGTGGCACAGACCGCCGTCGATGACGCGGATCAAGGTCAGCTTGATGCGATTGCAGCCGCCGATAGTGATGCAGCCCAACGCGTGGGCATCCTTACCGCCGCCCGCAGCTATCTCGAAGCGCATCCCGATGCCGCAGAATGTCCGCTTTGCGAAAGTGAAGAGAATATCGGCGGGCTCGCTGCGACCGTAAAGGGCAAGCTCGCCCAGCTCGCTACGCTCACGGCGGCCACAACGAAATGGAAGCAAGCGCACGCTGCCCTGAAAGCGGCGCAAACGGCTCTACAGCAAATGGAAGCCGAATATGCCAAAGCCTTGGCGGCCCTTGCCGGCGCGCAGACCGCTCATCAGTGGAAGCATGGCGTCCAGCTTCCGGCTAGCGCTGCGCCGGCCGATTCAATAGCGTTGCCTGCTTGGCTGGCTGCCAACGTCGCGACGGCGACCGCATGGGCCAATGTCGAAGCGGGCTGGCGCGACGAGAGCAAGTTCCGAACGCAGTTGATGGCAGCCGCCGATCGATATGAAACGAACGCCTCTCGCGTTGCAGAGTTGGCGATGCTCATTCCCAACGTGGACATGGCGCTCACGCAGTGCGTCGAGGAGCGGCAGAAATTTACTGACACCATCATAGGCGAAATCGCGAAGGAAGTCGGCAAACTCTACGAGAAGGTGCATCCCGGCGAGGGGCTTGACAAGATAGCGCTGGAGTTGGACCCGGCGCGTCGCGCGTCGCTGAATCTAGGTGCGACCTTCGAGGGTCACGACGTGCCGCCTCAAGCCTATTTCAGCCAATCGCATCTGGATACGCTTGGTCTTTGCGTATTTCTCGCTCTTGCGGCGCGCGATCGCGCGACGGAAACCGTTCTCATTCTAGATGACGTTCTGGGAAGCGTGGATGAACCCCATGTCGAGCGGGTCATCGGCATGATCTACGAGGTGAGCGGCGGTTTCCAGCATACGATCGTAACGACCCATTATCGCCCGTGGCGGGAGAAATATCGTTGGGGTTGGCTGAAACCGGGCCAGCCCTGCCAGTTTGTCGAATTGACCGGCTGGGCCATTGACGACGGCATCCGCATCATCAGCTCGCTCCCAGAGGTAGAACGCTTACGGGTGCTACTCGGCCAGTCTCCGGTCGATGTCCAATCGGTGTGCAGTAAGGCCGGTGTGATCCTGGAAGCGGCACTCGACTACCTGACTCAAAAATATGAATGCCCGGTTCCGCGTCGTCATGGCGCGGCATACACGCTTGGCGACCTGCTGCCTGCGATCAATACCAAGCTGCGTGATGCGCTTAAGGTCGAGATGCGCGACGGCGTTACTGACCCTACGGCTCCGGCGAGCAGTACCGTTGCGCTTAAACCCATTCTTGAGGAGCTGGCGCGGATCGCGCAGGCGCGCAATGCCTTCGGCGCGCACTTCAAAGCCATCTCGTTTGAGCTCCTCGATAGCGATGCAATTGGCTTCGCCAAGCAAGTGCTGGAGTTGGTCGACACCCTAGTCTGCCCCGACCACGGTTGGCCGAGCAATGATAAATCCGGCAGTTATTGGCGTAATAGCGGCGATACGCGACGCCTCCACCCACTCAAACGGCCGAACTAG
- a CDS encoding AIPR family protein, whose protein sequence is MAIRPEQFAILKRHLEQVYVPHLPKLLQPKTPEDDLKKNVDRSFAAFALDHICRLDPKKASKAVVDDFDDHGVDAIYYHARTKTFYLVQAKLKDTASFTQPEALAFSQGIRKLLNGDYSDFNANVLARESSIRQALDHCDKIEIVIAHTGQGITANAAKAINDLLGDKANVDARLSDSILDFDAASAVNGLHSVNAVEPVDCRITLFNHGSATEPKVAYYGTVALSALSDLHKKHGKALYQKNIRTWLGHNTPVNEAIRETLAANPARFQYLNNGVTALCEDIAPKGGKGTEYRDYELTGFSIINGAQTVASTANFVVENPAADISDAKVMITLIKADAESDFGKDVTRARNYQNDVKEIAFAALDEEQERVRRELQHLDIEYVYRVGETVTGINPNRILVAEAIQALAMLELDPRYPVWMKRSLPDFQRTDGEPYKQIFSQSLSSLRLANAVRVYRYIRAQVAASVRGCLYEERKAYKHSEYAMAFVFAKQFRAAIDGNELVQPAKLMSAGSAGYDTLRQHLWEIMQSIPWPGPLAVSKNQDHTLNVIRRLMVRQYGLKSDPAINPLRAKNIVGQPYQVDLFKYLASKSTQIGNVV, encoded by the coding sequence ATGGCGATCAGACCCGAGCAATTTGCAATCCTGAAACGTCACCTCGAACAAGTGTATGTGCCGCACCTGCCAAAGCTGTTGCAGCCAAAAACGCCGGAGGATGATCTAAAGAAAAACGTTGACCGATCGTTCGCGGCTTTCGCACTCGACCATATCTGCCGTCTCGATCCCAAGAAGGCTTCGAAGGCGGTCGTCGATGATTTTGACGATCACGGCGTCGACGCCATCTACTATCACGCGAGAACGAAAACCTTTTATCTCGTCCAGGCTAAGCTGAAAGACACTGCGTCATTCACGCAACCGGAAGCATTGGCATTCTCGCAGGGTATCCGGAAGCTGCTTAACGGCGATTACAGCGATTTCAACGCGAACGTCCTTGCTCGGGAATCTTCGATCCGGCAGGCGTTGGATCACTGCGACAAAATCGAAATTGTTATTGCACACACGGGACAGGGCATCACTGCCAACGCCGCCAAAGCAATCAACGACCTGTTGGGCGATAAGGCAAATGTCGACGCCCGGCTGAGCGATAGCATCTTGGATTTCGATGCCGCGAGCGCCGTCAACGGGCTCCATAGCGTCAATGCGGTCGAACCCGTGGATTGCAGGATCACGCTCTTCAATCACGGTTCCGCAACGGAGCCAAAGGTCGCCTATTACGGGACCGTGGCCCTGTCAGCCCTGTCCGACCTTCACAAGAAGCACGGCAAAGCCCTCTACCAGAAGAACATCCGCACCTGGCTTGGTCACAATACCCCGGTCAATGAGGCGATCCGGGAGACGTTGGCTGCAAATCCAGCTCGCTTTCAATATCTGAATAACGGTGTCACCGCGTTATGCGAAGATATCGCACCCAAGGGCGGCAAGGGTACGGAGTACCGCGACTACGAGCTGACTGGCTTTTCCATCATCAATGGTGCGCAAACGGTCGCATCCACCGCAAATTTCGTGGTGGAAAATCCAGCCGCCGACATATCTGACGCCAAAGTGATGATCACCCTTATCAAGGCCGACGCTGAGAGCGACTTCGGCAAGGACGTCACCAGGGCGCGCAACTATCAGAATGACGTCAAAGAAATTGCCTTCGCCGCATTGGATGAAGAGCAGGAACGCGTTCGCCGTGAGCTACAGCATCTCGATATCGAATATGTGTATCGCGTCGGGGAGACCGTCACAGGCATCAATCCGAACCGCATATTGGTCGCGGAAGCAATCCAGGCGCTTGCCATGCTCGAGCTCGACCCGCGCTATCCGGTTTGGATGAAGCGGTCGCTTCCCGACTTCCAGCGCACAGATGGCGAGCCATATAAGCAGATATTCAGCCAGTCGCTCAGTTCGCTAAGACTTGCCAATGCCGTCCGGGTTTACCGCTATATCAGGGCACAGGTAGCTGCGTCGGTTCGCGGCTGTCTCTATGAGGAGCGAAAGGCCTACAAGCACAGCGAATATGCGATGGCGTTCGTCTTTGCGAAGCAGTTCCGCGCCGCCATTGACGGCAACGAGCTTGTCCAGCCAGCCAAACTAATGTCCGCGGGTAGCGCGGGCTATGACACGCTGCGCCAGCACCTTTGGGAGATTATGCAGTCGATCCCATGGCCCGGTCCCTTGGCAGTCTCCAAAAATCAAGATCACACGCTAAACGTGATACGCAGGCTGATGGTCCGTCAATACGGACTGAAGAGCGACCCAGCAATCAATCCGCTGCGCGCCAAGAATATTGTCGGGCAACCTTATCAAGTTGACCTCTTCAAATACCTAGCATCTAAATCAACCCAAATCGGTAATGTGGTATGA
- a CDS encoding SNF2-related protein, giving the protein MITDYHSKYIATDLVRRRSSDSSEKLAVAVAGAQVDMNPHQVDAALFAFASPLSKGALLADEVGLGKTIEAGLVISQRWAEGKRRILIIAPSNLRKQWHQEINEKFFIPCTIIESKPYNAEVKAGNFRPFDRTDSIIICSYQFARNKAADVHGTPWDLVVIDEAHRLRNVYKPSNVIANTLKVALAERNKLLLTATPLQNSLLELYGLVSFIDEHTFGDLKSFREQFGGGAQERTFQTLKERLKPICHRTLRRQVTAYVPYTKRHAILEEFSPDEAEDRLYNLVTAYLQRDNLQALPASQRSLMTLVLRKLLASSTFAIAGALTSISNRLKKRLDQQKPVSLVDELDEDYEALDETAEEWSDDEPESLTEADQQALGLEIAELREFASLATSIEQNAKGRALLKALEVGFAKAREFGADEKAIIFTESRKTQSYLLRVLADSPWADHIVLFNGTNTDLESKAIYQEWLARHSGSDRITGSKTADMRSALVDYFRESGKIMIATEAGAEGINLQFCAMVVNYDLPWNPQRIEQRIGRCHRYGQKHDVVVVNFLNRKNEADQRVYQLLSEKFQLFEGVFGASDEVLGVIESGVDFEKRIAGIYQQCRQTGEIRAAFDELQQELTLEINEAMTHARQKLLENFDDEVREKLKVRNADTNLHLNQFEQQLMRLAKHELDGAADFVDSSSFRLNSLPDWIAETTIPTGLYELPRRTGDAHFFRVNHPLGEAIVSRARGRALPIAEIVFDYSRHEGRISQVEPLVGKAGWLSAALLSVDALGQSEDHIILSGIGDDGASLGHEAMSRLMTVAGSVTGESSEPDYVLLALAEGLTNQQKDIRLGISERNARFFEAEADKLDGWADDLKVGLERELKELDRQIKEARRAATVALTLEEKLAGQKAVKALEAERSAKRRSLFDAQDRIDEQRTELIAQIEGKLEQKIDAQSLFTIRWRVQ; this is encoded by the coding sequence ATGATCACAGATTATCATTCAAAGTACATCGCGACGGATTTGGTACGACGACGCTCGTCCGATAGCAGTGAGAAGCTGGCCGTCGCCGTTGCTGGCGCCCAGGTTGATATGAACCCGCACCAAGTAGATGCGGCATTGTTTGCTTTTGCGTCCCCCTTATCCAAAGGCGCACTGCTGGCGGACGAAGTTGGTCTCGGCAAAACCATTGAAGCGGGCCTGGTCATCTCGCAGCGATGGGCCGAAGGCAAGCGTCGTATCCTCATTATTGCGCCATCCAATCTACGAAAGCAGTGGCATCAGGAAATCAACGAGAAGTTCTTCATCCCTTGCACGATTATCGAATCTAAGCCTTACAATGCCGAGGTAAAGGCAGGGAATTTTCGTCCCTTTGACCGCACCGACAGCATCATCATTTGCTCCTATCAGTTCGCGCGGAACAAGGCGGCTGACGTTCACGGCACCCCTTGGGATTTGGTCGTGATCGACGAGGCCCATCGGCTGCGCAACGTCTACAAGCCGTCCAATGTCATCGCCAACACATTGAAGGTCGCGCTTGCCGAGCGCAACAAGCTGCTGCTGACGGCGACGCCGCTGCAAAACTCGCTGCTTGAGCTCTATGGCCTGGTGAGCTTCATCGACGAACACACGTTCGGCGATTTGAAGAGTTTCCGGGAGCAGTTTGGTGGCGGTGCGCAGGAGCGCACTTTCCAGACACTTAAAGAGCGTTTGAAACCGATTTGCCACCGCACGTTGCGGCGCCAAGTCACGGCGTATGTCCCCTACACCAAGCGACACGCCATCTTGGAGGAGTTCAGCCCGGACGAGGCTGAGGACCGGCTCTACAATTTGGTCACAGCATACTTGCAGCGGGACAATTTGCAGGCACTTCCCGCCAGCCAGAGGTCACTGATGACGCTGGTCTTGCGCAAGCTGTTGGCATCGTCGACATTCGCCATTGCTGGCGCGCTCACATCCATATCAAATCGCCTGAAAAAGCGCCTGGACCAGCAAAAGCCCGTATCGCTCGTCGATGAACTGGACGAGGACTACGAGGCGCTCGACGAAACTGCAGAAGAGTGGTCGGATGATGAGCCAGAGTCGCTAACCGAGGCCGACCAGCAGGCGCTAGGATTGGAGATTGCCGAGCTACGGGAATTTGCCTCGTTGGCAACCTCGATCGAGCAGAACGCCAAGGGCCGTGCCCTGCTCAAGGCGTTGGAGGTCGGTTTCGCCAAGGCTCGCGAGTTTGGGGCGGACGAAAAGGCGATCATCTTCACGGAGTCGCGGAAGACCCAATCCTACTTGCTCCGTGTCTTGGCAGACAGCCCATGGGCCGACCACATCGTCCTGTTCAACGGCACAAATACCGACCTTGAATCGAAGGCCATCTATCAGGAATGGCTTGCGCGCCATTCCGGTTCGGATCGGATCACTGGTTCTAAAACCGCGGACATGCGCTCTGCGCTGGTCGATTATTTCCGCGAAAGCGGCAAGATTATGATTGCCACCGAGGCCGGAGCCGAGGGCATCAACCTGCAATTTTGTGCGATGGTCGTGAATTACGACCTACCGTGGAATCCGCAGCGTATCGAGCAGCGCATCGGACGCTGCCATCGCTATGGTCAGAAACACGATGTTGTCGTGGTGAACTTTCTCAATCGAAAGAACGAAGCCGACCAACGTGTCTATCAATTGCTTTCCGAAAAATTCCAATTGTTCGAGGGCGTGTTCGGGGCGAGCGACGAGGTGCTGGGCGTTATTGAGTCCGGTGTCGATTTTGAAAAGCGCATCGCCGGGATCTATCAACAGTGCCGCCAGACTGGCGAGATCAGGGCAGCATTCGATGAACTCCAACAGGAGCTGACGCTCGAGATTAACGAGGCGATGACGCACGCGCGGCAAAAGCTGCTGGAGAATTTCGACGACGAGGTTCGGGAGAAGCTGAAAGTCCGTAATGCCGACACCAACCTGCACCTCAATCAGTTTGAGCAGCAACTGATGCGGCTAGCCAAGCACGAGCTGGATGGAGCGGCGGATTTTGTGGATTCATCTTCGTTCCGGCTCAACTCCTTGCCCGATTGGATCGCCGAAACGACTATTCCAACCGGCCTCTACGAGCTGCCTCGGCGAACCGGCGACGCGCACTTCTTCCGCGTCAATCACCCGCTCGGCGAGGCCATCGTTTCGCGAGCACGGGGGCGAGCCCTACCCATCGCCGAAATCGTTTTCGATTATTCGCGCCACGAGGGGCGCATTTCGCAAGTCGAGCCCCTTGTGGGCAAAGCGGGCTGGCTTTCCGCGGCGCTCCTCTCCGTCGATGCCCTTGGGCAGAGCGAAGATCATATAATCCTTTCCGGCATCGGTGATGACGGGGCCTCTCTCGGCCACGAAGCTATGTCGCGGTTGATGACCGTGGCCGGTTCGGTGACGGGAGAGTCCAGTGAACCGGATTATGTGCTTTTAGCCTTGGCGGAAGGGCTGACCAATCAGCAAAAAGACATTCGGCTAGGTATTTCCGAACGCAACGCGCGGTTTTTTGAGGCCGAGGCCGACAAGCTAGATGGCTGGGCCGACGATTTGAAAGTCGGGCTCGAGCGCGAGCTGAAAGAACTGGACAGGCAAATCAAGGAAGCGCGGCGCGCCGCGACCGTCGCTTTGACGCTGGAAGAAAAACTGGCGGGTCAAAAGGCCGTCAAAGCACTGGAAGCCGAACGCTCTGCCAAGCGTCGATCGCTGTTCGACGCGCAGGATAGAATTGACGAGCAGCGCACAGAACTTATTGCTCAGATCGAGGGGAAATTGGAGCAGAAGATCGACGCACAGTCGCTCTTCACGATCCGGTGGAGGGTGCAATGA
- a CDS encoding site-specific DNA-methyltransferase: protein MSKKQKLELNWVGKETRPRLEPRILLENAGRTYHAATRVSENDIFDNILIHGDNLLALKALESEYTGKVKCVFIDPPYNTGSAFAQYDDGLEHSIWLGLIRDRIELIRNLLCEDGSLWITIDDNEAHYLKVMCDEIFGRQNFVATCVWEKDKGGRGDADISLSHDNVLVYSRDRASWAKSRNLMPRTETQLGRFKNPDNDPRGPWRQGDDGTAKSGTEKQRFPVTLPSGRVVTPPPGRFWAFSQSTLAKARDEGRAYFGNDGNRLPIIKRYIDEVRDGVAPRTWWSADEVGTNQQAKRDHLNKLLPNIEPFATPKPEGLLSRIIHIATNKGDIVLDSFAGSGTTGAVAHKMGRRWIMVELGDHCFTHIVPRLKKVIDGNDPGGISKPVDWNGGGGFRYYELAPSLLEKDKWGREVISKEYDAAMLAQALCKLEGFTYAPSPDIYWQQGHSSESDFLYVTTQSLGPEELAALSEDVGEGRSLLILCAAFRGNAELWPNLTVRKIPNHIRSRCEWGHDDYSLNIANLPQAEVKAAPVAPQPGLFDDGDAA from the coding sequence ATGAGTAAAAAGCAAAAACTTGAACTGAATTGGGTAGGAAAGGAAACCCGACCACGACTGGAGCCGCGCATTCTTCTGGAGAACGCCGGCAGAACATATCATGCGGCGACGCGGGTGAGCGAAAATGATATATTCGACAATATACTTATTCACGGCGATAATCTGTTGGCGTTGAAAGCTCTTGAATCTGAATACACTGGGAAGGTGAAATGCGTTTTCATCGACCCACCGTATAATACCGGCAGCGCCTTCGCTCAGTACGATGACGGTCTTGAGCATTCTATTTGGCTTGGACTCATTCGTGATCGAATAGAGCTCATCAGGAATCTACTATGCGAAGACGGCTCTTTATGGATAACCATAGACGACAATGAGGCGCACTACCTGAAAGTGATGTGTGACGAGATTTTCGGTCGCCAGAACTTTGTAGCGACCTGCGTTTGGGAAAAGGACAAAGGTGGACGCGGAGACGCAGATATTTCACTCTCGCACGACAATGTGCTTGTTTATTCCCGCGATAGGGCAAGTTGGGCGAAGTCTCGGAACTTGATGCCGCGGACAGAAACTCAGTTAGGTCGCTTTAAGAACCCGGATAATGATCCGCGAGGCCCCTGGCGCCAAGGCGACGATGGCACGGCCAAGAGCGGGACCGAGAAACAACGATTTCCCGTAACGCTGCCTTCTGGTCGGGTGGTGACGCCGCCGCCTGGCCGCTTCTGGGCGTTCTCTCAAAGCACCCTTGCCAAAGCTCGTGACGAAGGGAGGGCGTATTTTGGAAACGACGGTAATCGCCTTCCAATCATCAAGCGCTACATTGATGAGGTTCGCGATGGGGTTGCCCCCCGCACTTGGTGGAGTGCCGATGAAGTTGGTACAAACCAGCAGGCTAAGCGGGATCACCTTAACAAACTACTTCCTAATATAGAACCTTTCGCCACTCCGAAACCCGAGGGATTGCTCAGTCGCATAATCCATATTGCGACGAATAAGGGCGATATTGTGCTAGATTCATTCGCGGGGTCCGGCACGACGGGCGCGGTGGCCCACAAAATGGGTCGTCGATGGATTATGGTCGAACTTGGGGATCATTGCTTTACCCATATTGTGCCGCGCCTGAAGAAGGTAATCGATGGCAATGATCCCGGCGGTATTTCGAAGCCGGTAGATTGGAATGGTGGTGGAGGGTTCCGCTATTATGAGCTCGCTCCCTCCTTGCTGGAGAAGGATAAATGGGGTCGCGAGGTTATTTCGAAAGAATACGATGCTGCAATGCTTGCGCAGGCACTGTGTAAACTTGAAGGCTTCACCTACGCGCCCAGCCCTGATATATATTGGCAGCAGGGGCATTCATCTGAAAGCGACTTCCTCTACGTTACCACGCAAAGCCTTGGGCCGGAGGAATTGGCCGCATTGAGTGAGGACGTCGGCGAGGGCCGCTCGCTGTTGATCCTATGCGCCGCATTCCGGGGCAATGCCGAACTTTGGCCCAATCTCACTGTGCGTAAGATTCCGAACCACATTCGCAGCCGCTGCGAATGGGGGCATGATGACTACAGCCTCAACATCGCCAATCTTCCGCAGGCTGAGGTGAAAGCCGCGCCGGTTGCACCGCAGCCCGGTCTATTCGACGACGGAGATGCCGCGTGA